One region of Mucilaginibacter sp. 14171R-50 genomic DNA includes:
- a CDS encoding SDR family oxidoreductase, translating into MKLKDKVVLITGASSGIGKALAIEFARRGANLVLASRQYVTLCHIAQTLQTDYAIKAIAVQCDVTVEEECAALIKQAQFTFGKIDVLVNNAGISMRALFNDVNLAVLKTVMDVNFWGAVYCTKYALPAITATKGSIVGVSSIAGYKGLPGRSGYSASKFALNGFLDALRVENLRTGVHIMLACPGFTSSNIRNTALDKNGVQQGESTLEEAKMMTAEEVARIIADGVENRNRTLIMTLQGKLTVFLSKFWPAFLDKQVFKVFAREKNALLK; encoded by the coding sequence ATGAAATTGAAAGATAAGGTTGTACTCATCACAGGCGCGTCTTCGGGTATAGGCAAAGCCCTTGCCATAGAGTTTGCCCGGCGCGGCGCCAATCTGGTGTTAGCTTCCCGCCAGTATGTTACCCTTTGCCATATAGCCCAAACGCTGCAAACAGATTATGCCATAAAGGCCATTGCCGTACAATGCGATGTAACCGTGGAGGAGGAGTGCGCTGCCCTTATTAAACAGGCTCAATTTACTTTTGGAAAAATAGATGTGCTGGTTAACAACGCGGGTATATCTATGCGCGCGCTATTTAACGATGTAAACCTGGCCGTTTTAAAAACCGTAATGGACGTTAATTTTTGGGGTGCCGTGTACTGCACCAAATACGCACTGCCGGCTATTACAGCAACTAAAGGCAGCATTGTAGGCGTATCGTCGATAGCCGGCTATAAAGGCTTACCCGGTCGCTCGGGTTACTCGGCTTCAAAATTTGCTTTAAATGGTTTCCTGGATGCCTTGAGAGTTGAAAATTTGAGGACGGGCGTACATATTATGCTGGCATGCCCGGGCTTTACCTCGTCAAATATCCGCAACACTGCCCTTGATAAAAATGGTGTACAACAGGGCGAAAGTACATTAGAAGAAGCTAAAATGATGACCGCTGAAGAGGTCGCCCGAATAATAGCCGACGGTGTAGAGAACCGCAACCGTACTTTGATCATGACGTTACAAGGCAAGCTAACCGTTTTCCTGAGCAAATTTTGGCCTGCCTTTTTAGATAAGCAGGTGTTCAAAGTTTTCGCGAGGGAGAAGAACGCGTTGCTGAAATAG
- a CDS encoding glycosyltransferase family 2 protein, producing MKLSVIVVNHNMCNKLRQALFTLNRACRDIDYELIVVDDASSDKSVAMLGNEFPQAKLIVNQHHAGVAKARNQGIEEAKGEYVLLVNADTISGKKTVEHVLEFMDAHNDAGGVGVRMLSPRGKFISESRTGFSRAWGGLLKLTGLAKHFPKSRLYKNDDDWVEDEEFATTEVDVINGAFMLLRRSVVNHVGDFDERFVKFGHDIDLSFRIRLAGYKNYYFPKTYILSFNTRLRSKFTWSYIRHFYGAMIIFAAKYLLHMPEIKIPAIPQMFAPKYEIER from the coding sequence ATGAAACTTTCTGTTATAGTTGTTAATCACAATATGTGCAACAAATTAAGGCAAGCATTATTTACTTTAAATAGAGCTTGCCGCGATATTGATTATGAGTTGATTGTGGTTGACGATGCATCTTCAGACAAGTCGGTGGCGATGCTTGGTAATGAGTTCCCCCAAGCCAAATTGATTGTTAATCAGCACCATGCCGGCGTGGCTAAAGCCCGCAATCAGGGGATTGAAGAAGCCAAGGGCGAGTATGTTTTACTGGTCAATGCGGATACTATTAGCGGCAAAAAAACCGTAGAGCACGTGCTTGAATTTATGGACGCCCATAACGATGCGGGTGGTGTAGGGGTGCGTATGTTAAGCCCGCGCGGCAAATTTATTTCCGAATCCAGAACCGGGTTTTCGCGTGCCTGGGGTGGTTTGCTGAAATTAACCGGCTTGGCCAAACACTTCCCAAAATCGCGCTTGTATAAAAACGATGATGATTGGGTAGAAGATGAGGAGTTTGCAACTACCGAAGTTGACGTGATTAATGGTGCATTTATGTTGTTGCGCCGGTCGGTAGTGAACCATGTTGGCGACTTCGACGAGCGGTTTGTAAAGTTTGGTCATGATATCGATCTTTCGTTCCGTATCCGCCTGGCGGGGTACAAAAATTATTATTTCCCAAAAACCTACATACTCAGCTTTAATACCCGGTTACGCTCTAAATTTACCTGGAGCTATATCAGGCATTTTTATGGTGCTATGATTATATTCGCTGCCAAATATTTGCTCCACATGCCCGAAATAAAAATTCCGGCTATCCCGCAGATGTTCGCACCGAAATATGAAATTGAAAGATAA
- the recR gene encoding recombination mediator RecR, whose translation MNFSSKLLEDAVAEFAKLPGVGQKTALRLVLHLLNRDKDEVQKFSTAISKLRNEIQFCQTCHNISDQQVCEICSSYKRDHSLICVVEDTRDVMAIENTSQYNGVYHVLGGLISPMDGIGPADLEVDTLVERLKGGEVKEVIFALSATMEGDTTIFYLHKRLKLFEINISTIARGIAFGGELEYVDEITLGRSIVTRVPYENSLS comes from the coding sequence ATGAATTTTTCATCTAAATTGCTGGAGGATGCTGTTGCCGAATTTGCGAAGCTGCCTGGCGTCGGTCAAAAAACCGCCTTGCGGTTAGTATTGCATTTGCTTAACCGCGATAAGGATGAAGTGCAGAAATTCAGTACCGCCATTAGTAAATTACGAAACGAGATACAGTTTTGCCAAACCTGCCATAACATATCCGACCAGCAGGTATGCGAGATATGCTCGTCATATAAACGCGACCATAGCCTGATATGCGTGGTAGAAGACACCCGCGATGTAATGGCTATTGAAAATACCAGTCAATATAATGGTGTTTACCATGTTTTGGGCGGCTTAATATCGCCTATGGATGGCATAGGCCCCGCCGACCTGGAGGTGGATACCCTGGTAGAGCGGCTAAAGGGCGGCGAAGTGAAAGAAGTTATTTTTGCCCTGAGCGCAACCATGGAAGGCGATACCACCATTTTCTACCTGCATAAACGCTTAAAGCTTTTTGAAATAAATATCTCAACTATTGCCCGTGGCATAGCTTTTGGAGGTGAATTAGAGTACGTGGACGAGATTACATTAGGACGATCTATCGTAACCCGTGTTCCGTACGAGAATTCATTATCCTGA
- a CDS encoding ABC transporter permease: MIKNYLKIAWRNLTRNKISSLINIGGLAIGMAVSFMLLVYVYNEYSFDKFHLNGDRLYQVFKNQPTNGEIRTKWFTPQLLAGALKKDIPEIANAARINEPKNVLIAYNSKGLKFNAVAMDAGIMDMFSFDFIQGDKRSALSDVSSVILTESTAKAIFGNTNPLGQVVKYNNQFPMKVSAVIKDNPGNSSFTFKAIISWDAFLSQQPWLKGENWDNYGYATYVLLKPNASAAAVNVKIKDLIGRYFPPDKEVKLFMYPFTLLHLHGDFKDGVNVGGRISYLRLFLFLAIGILVIACINFMNLSTARSEKRAREVGIRKAIGAGRTALIKQFMGESLLLAFAAFILSVILILVLTPVFADLTGIMLNIPYGNLWVWLIALTTTAVTGLFAGSYPALFLSSFNPVRVLKGRFFNAETTVRPRQVLVVIQFTFAICLVVFSFFIHRQINYIKELPIGYNRNGLIELPADGAMFDKFDSFRREAISAGAITDAASISEPITKITSATWQNRWPGQLPGEEKTPIDCIAVTYHMLNTYQIKIIEGRDFATDRLSDSTAVILNEAAVKLMKLKDPVGQKITWMNAGRTIIGVAKNFVWGSPYDAVRPTIIGFTKGWVGNIGMRLNPANSVSKNIQLLQDIYKKYNPTYPFDYTFTDESFNQKFKTEQQLGAMAVMFTCLAIIISGLGLFGLASFSAERRGKEISIRKILGAGTAGLWLKLSQEFIKLVLISFVIGAAISWYNVNRWLNTYTYHTNVTIWVFAATLFLSIALCLVAVSWQAIKAALVNPVKSLRSE, translated from the coding sequence ATGATAAAAAACTACCTGAAAATAGCCTGGAGAAACCTTACCCGAAACAAAATATCATCATTGATAAATATTGGCGGGTTGGCTATAGGTATGGCGGTAAGCTTTATGCTGCTGGTTTATGTTTACAACGAATACAGCTTTGATAAATTTCACTTAAACGGCGATAGGCTGTACCAGGTTTTTAAAAACCAGCCAACTAACGGCGAGATACGCACCAAGTGGTTTACACCACAATTACTTGCCGGTGCATTAAAGAAAGACATTCCCGAGATAGCAAATGCAGCCCGCATAAACGAGCCCAAAAACGTTTTAATAGCCTACAATAGTAAAGGGTTAAAATTTAATGCGGTGGCTATGGATGCGGGTATAATGGATATGTTCAGCTTTGACTTTATACAAGGGGATAAACGCAGCGCCTTGTCTGATGTTTCGTCTGTGATACTTACGGAGTCGACCGCTAAAGCAATATTCGGGAACACGAACCCGCTGGGCCAGGTTGTAAAATACAATAACCAGTTTCCGATGAAGGTTAGCGCGGTAATCAAAGATAACCCGGGAAATTCGAGCTTCACTTTTAAGGCTATTATCTCATGGGATGCGTTCCTGTCGCAGCAGCCATGGTTAAAAGGCGAAAATTGGGATAATTATGGATACGCCACTTATGTACTTCTAAAACCTAATGCATCAGCAGCAGCCGTTAACGTAAAGATAAAAGACCTTATCGGCAGGTATTTCCCGCCCGATAAAGAGGTTAAGCTATTTATGTACCCATTTACCCTATTGCATTTACACGGCGATTTTAAAGATGGTGTTAACGTGGGCGGTCGTATCAGCTATTTACGTTTGTTCCTGTTTCTGGCTATTGGTATACTGGTTATCGCCTGTATAAATTTCATGAACTTATCTACCGCCCGGTCCGAAAAGCGGGCCAGGGAGGTAGGGATTCGTAAGGCAATAGGCGCCGGGCGTACAGCGCTTATCAAACAGTTTATGGGCGAATCCCTGTTACTGGCATTTGCAGCGTTTATCCTGTCAGTAATATTGATATTGGTTTTAACCCCTGTGTTTGCTGATTTAACCGGTATCATGTTAAATATCCCGTATGGCAATTTATGGGTATGGTTAATAGCACTAACGACGACGGCAGTTACCGGCCTGTTTGCTGGTAGCTATCCGGCGCTCTTTCTTTCATCTTTTAACCCGGTTAGGGTATTAAAAGGCCGGTTTTTTAATGCAGAAACAACCGTAAGGCCGCGCCAGGTGTTGGTTGTTATACAATTTACATTTGCCATATGCCTGGTGGTATTCAGCTTTTTTATTCACAGGCAAATCAACTATATAAAAGAGCTGCCCATTGGTTATAACCGCAACGGCCTTATTGAATTGCCTGCAGATGGCGCTATGTTCGATAAGTTTGATAGTTTCAGGCGGGAGGCTATCAGTGCAGGCGCCATTACCGACGCTGCCAGCATATCAGAGCCTATTACCAAAATAACCAGCGCCACATGGCAAAACAGATGGCCGGGCCAGCTACCGGGGGAGGAAAAGACGCCGATAGATTGCATAGCTGTTACCTATCATATGTTGAACACTTACCAGATAAAGATTATTGAAGGCCGCGATTTTGCTACTGACAGGCTTTCCGATTCAACAGCGGTTATCTTAAATGAGGCCGCGGTAAAACTAATGAAACTGAAAGACCCCGTGGGGCAAAAAATTACATGGATGAATGCCGGGCGTACAATTATCGGCGTAGCAAAAAACTTTGTTTGGGGCTCGCCGTACGATGCTGTACGGCCCACTATAATAGGGTTTACCAAAGGCTGGGTCGGGAATATCGGCATGCGGTTAAACCCAGCCAACTCCGTTTCAAAAAACATACAACTTTTGCAGGATATCTATAAAAAATACAACCCAACTTACCCGTTCGATTATACATTTACAGACGAAAGCTTCAATCAGAAATTTAAAACCGAGCAGCAGTTGGGGGCAATGGCGGTAATGTTTACGTGTTTGGCCATCATTATATCGGGTCTTGGCCTTTTTGGCCTGGCATCGTTCTCGGCCGAACGGCGGGGGAAAGAAATAAGCATCCGGAAAATACTGGGTGCAGGAACTGCCGGGCTTTGGCTAAAACTCTCGCAGGAGTTTATTAAATTGGTATTGATATCTTTTGTAATTGGAGCGGCAATAAGCTGGTATAATGTAAACCGCTGGCTAAACACATATACTTACCATACCAATGTCACTATCTGGGTATTTGCGGCAACGCTGTTTTTAAGTATTGCTTTATGCCTGGTTGCCGTAAGTTGGCAGGCCATTAAAGCGGCATTAGTTAATCCGGTGAAAAGCCTGCGAAGCGAATAG
- a CDS encoding ABC transporter permease, with translation MFKNYIKTAFRSLKKNKGFTIINVFGLALGLCVCMLIVFYVVDEVGYDAFNTKADRIYRVNNDIKFGGNTNSYAVAPPPLAQTFVNDFPEVEQAVRFRDRGGFKVRKGDENVQEPNVLYADPQIFDVFTLPMLHGDPNTALKNPRSVVINETTAKKYFNTDDAVGKSLTLNDSLFYKVTGVIKDIPKQSHFTADFFICMTDLPESKEDAWLSNNFNTYILLKKGSDVNRLSAKFPAMVSKYVGGQLQAAVHMSYEQLEKGGNYFRVSLTPLRDIHLTSNRVAELRGNGNIQYVYIFSAIAIFILLIACVNFMNLSTARSSNRAREVGVRKVLGSPRKYLIAQFLSESVIVTFIATVIAIVGAWLLLPYFNQMADKQLAFTASTIPWLLPALLVTTLVIGCLAGSYPAFFLSAFQPVDVLKGKLSSGFKGGFLRSFLVVFQFSISIFLIIGTLVIYHQLKFIQNKDLGFNRDQVMVINNVDVLGNQAKVLKEELSQLPGVVSTTMTGYVPTSGWRNSSTFFQDATRDTKTALSTQVWDIDEDYIGTMGMKVVQGRNFSKAFKADSSSLMINEAAAKRLGVKNPINKELYYSLDNMAQKFKVFRIVGVVKDFNFNSLRENITPVVFFLNENRGSLALRLKATNTTALIAQVKAKWRSVSPNQQLNYTFMDEDFERSYRTEQRMGGIFVAFTSMAIIIACLGLFGLAAYAAEQRTKEIGIRKVLGANVSVIVAMLSKDFIKLVIIAILLASPLAWLAGRYWLQGFAYRDGIKWWIVASAGAGAMGIAFITISFQSIKAAVANPVKSLKSE, from the coding sequence ATGTTTAAAAACTACATCAAAACAGCTTTCAGAAGCCTTAAAAAGAACAAAGGCTTTACCATTATCAATGTGTTTGGCCTTGCCCTGGGCTTATGTGTATGCATGCTTATTGTATTTTATGTGGTAGACGAGGTAGGATACGACGCCTTTAATACGAAGGCCGACCGCATATACCGCGTAAACAACGATATTAAGTTTGGCGGCAACACCAACAGCTACGCGGTTGCACCCCCACCGCTGGCACAAACCTTTGTAAATGATTTCCCCGAGGTCGAGCAGGCTGTAAGGTTTAGGGATCGCGGCGGTTTTAAAGTGCGTAAAGGCGACGAAAACGTTCAGGAGCCTAACGTTTTATATGCCGACCCACAAATATTTGATGTGTTTACTTTGCCCATGCTGCACGGCGACCCAAATACGGCGCTAAAAAACCCCAGGAGCGTGGTGATCAACGAAACTACCGCCAAAAAGTATTTTAATACCGACGATGCGGTTGGCAAATCGTTAACACTGAATGATAGCTTATTTTACAAAGTAACAGGCGTTATAAAAGATATCCCCAAGCAATCGCACTTTACAGCCGATTTCTTTATCTGTATGACAGACCTGCCCGAAAGTAAAGAGGATGCCTGGTTAAGCAATAATTTTAATACCTATATCTTATTAAAAAAAGGGTCGGATGTTAACCGCCTTAGTGCCAAATTCCCGGCTATGGTAAGTAAATATGTTGGCGGACAGTTGCAAGCCGCTGTACACATGAGTTATGAGCAGCTTGAAAAAGGCGGTAATTATTTCCGGGTAAGTTTAACACCGTTGCGGGATATCCACCTGACATCAAACCGCGTAGCTGAATTGCGCGGGAACGGCAACATACAATACGTTTATATATTTTCGGCTATCGCCATATTCATTTTGCTGATAGCCTGCGTAAATTTCATGAACCTGAGCACCGCGCGCTCATCAAACCGCGCACGCGAGGTTGGTGTTCGTAAGGTGTTAGGTTCACCGCGTAAATACCTTATCGCGCAGTTCCTTTCAGAATCTGTTATAGTAACCTTTATAGCTACTGTGATAGCTATAGTAGGGGCATGGCTGCTGTTACCCTACTTTAACCAAATGGCCGATAAACAGCTTGCATTTACGGCAAGTACTATTCCCTGGCTGTTACCGGCGCTGCTGGTTACCACTTTAGTAATAGGCTGCCTGGCAGGTTCGTACCCGGCATTCTTCCTGTCGGCATTTCAGCCGGTTGATGTATTAAAAGGTAAGCTATCCAGCGGTTTCAAGGGCGGCTTCCTGCGCAGTTTTTTGGTGGTTTTCCAATTTTCTATATCCATTTTCCTCATCATCGGCACCCTGGTAATCTATCATCAGCTTAAATTTATACAAAACAAAGACCTGGGCTTTAACCGCGATCAGGTAATGGTCATTAATAATGTTGATGTATTAGGCAACCAGGCCAAAGTATTAAAGGAAGAACTTAGCCAATTACCCGGTGTGGTAAGCACCACCATGACAGGCTACGTACCCACCAGCGGATGGCGCAATAGCAGCACTTTTTTCCAGGACGCAACGAGGGATACCAAAACTGCCTTATCAACCCAGGTATGGGATATTGATGAAGATTATATAGGTACGATGGGTATGAAAGTGGTGCAGGGCCGCAATTTTTCAAAAGCATTTAAGGCCGATTCGTCCTCGTTGATGATAAACGAAGCCGCGGCGAAGCGTCTTGGGGTTAAAAACCCAATTAACAAAGAGTTGTATTACTCGTTAGATAATATGGCGCAAAAATTTAAGGTATTCCGTATAGTAGGCGTGGTTAAGGATTTCAACTTTAATTCGCTGCGCGAAAATATAACGCCGGTGGTATTCTTTCTGAACGAGAACCGTGGAAGCCTTGCCCTACGCTTAAAAGCGACAAACACAACCGCCCTTATAGCGCAGGTAAAGGCAAAATGGCGCTCAGTTTCGCCCAACCAACAGTTAAATTACACCTTTATGGACGAGGACTTTGAAAGGAGTTATCGTACCGAGCAGCGGATGGGCGGTATTTTTGTGGCTTTTACCAGCATGGCCATCATTATTGCCTGCCTCGGTTTATTCGGTCTTGCAGCTTACGCTGCCGAACAGCGCACTAAAGAAATTGGTATACGCAAAGTATTGGGCGCAAATGTATCTGTCATCGTAGCCATGCTTTCAAAGGATTTTATTAAGCTGGTTATAATAGCCATTTTACTGGCCTCGCCGCTGGCCTGGCTGGCCGGTCGTTACTGGCTGCAGGGCTTTGCTTATCGCGATGGCATTAAATGGTGGATAGTAGCATCTGCCGGGGCAGGGGCTATGGGTATAGCGTTCATAACCATTAGCTTTCAGTCGATAAAAGCAGCTGTGGCTAACCCCGTAAAAAGCTTAAAAAGCGAATAA
- a CDS encoding ABC transporter permease, with the protein MIKNYLTIAWRSLSKNKVFSFINTFGLAIGLACCMLISGYLYQELTYDTYSENAKQLYRVNLSTIGNGGTDVYPVVDVAVGEGMKNAFPEIKASTRLGGMQPIFVKYQDKQFKEANIVRADSNFLQLFSIPVIEGDSRTALVEPGSIVITKDLAKKYFGEEAALGKTLIVGNQPQKITGVINKVPDNSHFHADAFMSLDTRAWHQTWSNLGFYTYLLLDKHADPKKLEAQFPQLVAKYVVPEIQHDMGVSLAEAQKSVNTFIFSLQPLTDIHLHSHTKFEREANGDINYVYIFGALAIFILLLACINFTNLSTAASARRSKEVGIRKVLGSLKNNLVTQFLTESVLLTTLAMAFALVLVYFLLPYFNDVAGKNITMQFYLGYKAVVIELLVALLVGIAAGVYPAFFISSFRILSVLKGNSNSQNSRSVLRSGLIVFQFGISTAFIIATFIVYQQLHFMQNQKLGYDKNQILVINDTYTLKNNLVPFKNQLMQNKQVVNATISGDLPTRSGDGTQIYLKSSNTNAAHSEIHTSIYHIDENYLATMGMKMALGRNFSASSPGDSSGVIVNQTAVKELGIGNADPIGKTIVRSGQREFTIIGVVKDFHYSSAKEKIAPLMMLYGYSNGSVILKVNTADMSGLIASIKAQWDDYHADSPFSYTFLDDQYAQLYVAEARTGKIFTSFAILAVIIASLGLFGLSAFSIRQRVKEIGIRKVLGASSGTITGMLSAQFLKLVALSIVIAVPFTWFAMHKWLQEFAYRVEIQWWVFAAAGAMALGVAFITVSFQTIKAALANPVKSLRNE; encoded by the coding sequence ATGATAAAAAATTATTTAACAATTGCCTGGCGCAGCCTTAGTAAAAACAAGGTGTTCTCGTTCATCAATACGTTTGGCCTGGCCATCGGGCTTGCTTGCTGTATGCTTATCAGCGGCTACCTGTACCAGGAACTTACTTATGATACTTACTCGGAAAATGCTAAACAGCTTTACAGGGTGAACCTGTCGACCATTGGCAACGGCGGAACCGATGTTTACCCGGTTGTTGACGTTGCCGTAGGCGAGGGCATGAAAAACGCGTTCCCCGAAATTAAAGCTTCAACCCGCCTGGGGGGTATGCAGCCCATATTCGTTAAATACCAGGACAAACAGTTTAAAGAAGCAAACATCGTGCGTGCCGATTCAAACTTTCTGCAGTTGTTTTCCATCCCCGTTATAGAGGGCGACAGCAGGACCGCTTTGGTTGAGCCCGGCAGTATTGTGATTACAAAGGATCTTGCTAAAAAGTATTTTGGCGAAGAGGCTGCCCTTGGTAAAACGCTGATAGTTGGTAACCAGCCGCAAAAAATTACCGGCGTTATCAATAAGGTGCCGGATAACTCGCACTTCCATGCAGACGCATTTATGAGCCTTGATACAAGGGCATGGCACCAAACCTGGAGCAACTTAGGATTTTACACGTACCTGCTGCTGGATAAGCATGCCGACCCTAAAAAGCTGGAGGCCCAGTTTCCGCAATTGGTAGCAAAATATGTGGTGCCCGAAATTCAGCATGATATGGGTGTAAGCCTGGCCGAAGCTCAAAAATCTGTAAATACTTTTATCTTTAGTTTACAGCCGTTAACGGATATACACCTGCACTCGCATACTAAATTTGAGCGCGAGGCAAACGGAGATATCAATTATGTTTACATATTTGGCGCGCTGGCCATATTTATATTACTGCTGGCGTGTATAAATTTTACCAACCTGTCTACAGCAGCATCTGCAAGGCGTTCAAAAGAAGTGGGCATACGTAAGGTGCTCGGCTCTTTAAAAAACAACCTGGTAACGCAATTCCTGACCGAGTCGGTGTTACTCACCACGCTCGCGATGGCTTTTGCCTTGGTGCTTGTTTACTTTTTGTTGCCTTATTTTAATGATGTGGCCGGCAAAAATATCACCATGCAATTTTACCTGGGGTACAAAGCCGTGGTTATCGAATTGTTAGTTGCCCTGCTGGTTGGCATCGCCGCGGGTGTTTACCCGGCCTTCTTTATTTCATCATTCAGGATCCTCAGCGTATTAAAAGGCAACAGTAATAGCCAAAACAGCCGCAGCGTGCTGCGCAGCGGTCTAATTGTATTTCAGTTTGGTATTTCAACTGCGTTTATAATAGCAACCTTTATAGTATACCAGCAGCTGCATTTTATGCAAAATCAAAAGCTGGGTTACGATAAAAACCAGATATTGGTAATAAACGATACCTATACCTTAAAAAACAACCTGGTGCCGTTTAAAAATCAGCTGATGCAAAATAAGCAGGTGGTGAATGCCACTATATCAGGCGATCTGCCCACCCGGTCGGGCGATGGCACACAGATCTACCTTAAATCTTCAAACACCAACGCTGCGCACAGCGAGATACATACCAGTATTTATCATATCGACGAGAACTATCTGGCAACCATGGGTATGAAAATGGCGCTTGGGCGTAACTTTTCTGCGTCCTCGCCCGGCGATTCATCGGGTGTTATTGTTAACCAAACCGCTGTAAAAGAACTTGGCATTGGCAACGCCGACCCGATAGGCAAAACCATTGTACGTTCGGGCCAGCGCGAGTTTACGATCATTGGTGTGGTAAAGGATTTTCATTATTCGTCGGCTAAAGAAAAAATAGCGCCTTTAATGATGCTTTACGGCTACAGTAATGGTTCTGTGATATTAAAGGTTAATACCGCTGATATGAGTGGTTTAATTGCCAGTATTAAAGCCCAGTGGGATGACTACCATGCCGATAGCCCTTTTAGCTACACTTTTCTGGACGACCAGTACGCGCAGTTATACGTCGCCGAAGCCCGTACCGGAAAAATATTTACCTCGTTTGCGATACTGGCCGTAATTATCGCAAGTCTTGGCTTGTTTGGCTTGTCGGCGTTCAGCATACGGCAGCGCGTTAAAGAAATAGGCATACGCAAGGTGCTCGGCGCTTCTTCGGGCACCATCACCGGGATGTTATCGGCGCAATTTTTAAAGTTGGTGGCGCTGTCGATTGTTATCGCGGTGCCCTTTACATGGTTTGCCATGCACAAGTGGCTGCAGGAGTTTGCCTACCGGGTTGAAATACAATGGTGGGTGTTTGCGGCAGCAGGGGCAATGGCCCTTGGCGTAGCGTTTATAACCGTAAGCTTTCAAACCATAAAAGCAGCGTTGGCCAACCCGGTAAAAAGTCTTCGAAACGAGTAA